GGCTTCCCCGTCGCAAGCTGGAGATGGCGGTGACAGCAGCAGCAGCGAATCGTGCGGAGATCGAGATGGAGAAAACAACGAAATGGCCCAGCAGACTCTGCCCCGACCTCGGACTAAGTTGGGGCAGGGTGACCTTCGGAGACAGCAACTGGGATCACTGCAGCCATCTGCGCCACTGCAACAAGCACGGCCGCAACAAGCACAATCACCGGCCATGGGGCATCTAAGTCCTCGGCGGCCGCTGGGACAGTCTCCTCTGCATCAGCCTCGGCAACCGCAACAACCGCAGACACTACCACCGGCCAATGGGCTTGTACGCCCACTACGCCCCATGGGGCAATCTCCTCCGCCTCAATCTCTGTGGCAACAGCAACAACCACCAGCACCATCGCCGATGATGGGCCTTCTAAATCCACCACAGCAGCGGCGGCAGCTTTTGCTGTCTCAGCCTCAGCAGCAATCACAACAACAACCTCAGGCAAATGCAACAGGAGATGACAATTGTTCTTGTGGCGATCGCTACAACTGCACTTGTCAAGATGGAAACAGAAACCAAGGAAATGGCCATGGCGATTGTGCCTGTGGCGATCGCTACAACTGCACTTGCCGAGATAGAAATACAGATCAAGGAGATGGAAATGGCGATTGTGCCTGTGGCGATCGCCACAACTGCACTTGTAGAGATGGAAATAGAGATCAAGGAGATGGAGATGGCAATTGTGCCTGTGGTAATAGGTACAACTGCACCTGTCAAGATGGAAATGGAGGCGACGATGATCCATTAAACTCAATTCCGAATCAAGATGGAGGCGTAGACCATAGATCAAACTATTATGAGGAAAATGTGGAGGTAAATTATTCCTTCGATTATCATGCAGCAGATGGATCAAGCGTGACGGTGGATTATTCGTGTGAAGTAGCGGAGGATTCCTATGTCCATGATGACTCGTACAATTACTAGTTCGGTCAATGTCTGCAACATGCATGTTCTCCGCGATCAGAGCTGGAAGACAAGTTCCCTGAAGTCATTAAAGTGAGAGTGTGAGACTCTGTATCTCTTGTTTGACATTTTGCGTGTTcttgttgatttttaaatttgttatttTTCTTATCATGTGCTCCTAGTTGGATCTTGAGCAAAATATATGTAAGCAGTATTGTTGATTATGAATAAGTGCATCTCTATCGTGATTCGGATGATTAGTCTATCTTGTTCTAGCAAGTGCCGTTGCCTCACATCCCAGCCATCCTTTTGAATGAATTAAGTGTTGACTACGGACTTTTTCAGTTTGGCGATTTGGCATTTCAAGTCATGAACTGTGTCCAATCCTACGCCCTTGGTTTTAACAGATTGTGATACAATGTTTAAGCATAAGCTAACAATATTCAGTAACCCAAATTGTAAGGAAGAAAGTAGTCACACCATCTATATAACTTCATATAAAATACTTCGAGTTTAAATCATTCTTTACAATTAAGAAGATATTAGGACATCACTCAATCTTTACATACTTCACCCATGTGTAAATCGCCAACAATCTTAAGTTATTCTTTAAATACAAAGGTACCTGATTTGATCAGCTCTGACTCTGAGAATCAATATAGTCGGAGAGCAAGTTAATCTCGATCAACAAGAGCAGCTCTCAATAAAAGAACTATTGGCAATCCACCCTTCAGTTTCACTACTCTTTGCTTCAGCTTCCACTGACTTATAGGTTTGGCTTCTAAAGCTCCATAAAGCCATTTACATAATTTTAACATACTGTTTCTAAATCTCCATAAACCTATGGCATTTCACTGTTAAAGGAGAGCTGCCCAGTTGAATTTTTTTGTTGCAGCTAACTGCTTAATGTCATTGTTAGTTTAATTTGTTGTTCCATATATTCACTAACAACCACATCTCAGTTTCATGTCAACTATTTGTCTGTCTCACTTCAAGGTGGCGTTACAATTTTCTCGATGTTGTACCTCGAATATATTCTCCTCTGGTTCTCCTCCCACCATACCTCAGCATCCTTCTCACCGAAATGCTTCCGACTGTTAACATGATATCAAGATTAGTCATCATTGGCATTCTGTTGCTTATAACTTCATTCATGAATAACTTTGTCATTTAATTTTTATGTGTTCAAAAATTGAGTAAATAGATAGTTCAGCAATTGTGCAAGCATGAATCCATAATTATAAAGTAATTGGATTATGGAACTGTGGCTTACCTAAATCGTACTCTCTTGAGACCCTTCTGGCCACTAGGCAAAGTGATGAAAGTAATATACACGCCAACTTCAACTTGCTCCACGCTTTCATTTTTCAATTCATTAGTTCTGTAAATTTTTGCATTTCCCCCAGCTGTGGGTGCCTCATTTGACATGCCTGTGTAAGCTTGATTCTTGGAGCTCTGGTTTTGGTTAGTAAGCTGGTGACCAGAACCAGAAACCAGCTGGTCATCTTTAGGATTCAAACACTTAGTTTGCATAGGGTGACACATTTCAATCACATCAGCGGAGGATCCAATATGACTCATCCGTTTTCTTGCCGGGGGTTTCTCAGTTAGAGCATTCATCTGTTCCAAACTAAACCCATGTTAGATGCTTTTTACAGATAAAAAGATATTGTACTAAAATGGCTATCAGAAAACGACAGTTGATCTTCATTTACTAGTGCATTGGCAAATAGAAGCTGAAGGTATAAAATTTGACCATAACTATGTGTAGTCTACTTCCAAGAAGCATAATTTGTGTACCTAGTGGTGTCACCACTCTCACTTTCTACTGCAGGTTATGAGCTCAAACAACATGGCTTAAATAAACCAAGCAGCAGATAGTAAACGATTCCATCATACCCATACCTGACTGGATAGAATTTTGATTACGGCGTTTGCTGCTTTACATTTCTCAGCTTCATCCTTAGCTAGCAACCAGTTCTCCTCAATTTTGCATTTATAAAGTTGGAGCTTCTGACTTCTGCTCTGGCATTTTTGAGTTAGAGATTTTGCCTAATCAAATAAAATACCATATTAATTAATAGCTATCCTTTTTGACAAAAATATGACGGGAAATGAGATTAAGATGAATGATTTAATAATAGTCAATTAAATAGATAGCGGCTAGAAAATATACCTCATTTTGCAATCGATGTAGTTCTTCTTTCAGAATCTTATCGACATTATCTAAGTCATGCTTCAAGCTGCCAGCTTTGGACGGTACATTGTTTATCTCGAGCATAGAATTCTGTGAACAAGCACCGAGAATATCAGAGATCTCCTGTCCAGAAATAGGAACCACTTTCAAGGAACTCTCTCTAGCATGTTCAAGGAATTGCAGAGGACATGGCACATGCCCCCATCTACGAGCTGTTAAGGATTGTGTGTTGtgcttattttttttctctcgcaTAGATTCTGCATTTCCTTCAATCAGTTTAGTTTCCTCGAGGGATGGCAATTTAGAGAAAAATGGATTTTCTCTGGAGAGAGATGATTGCTCTTTCTTAACTTTTAGATCAGAGTATCCTTCCACTGTCAGTAGTAATGGCCTAGGTGTTGAAATCTCCATGTTCGTTCTAGGATCTGAAATCTTGTGTAGTTGTGTGAAGCATGCGTCGCAAACCCGACACCTCTTGCATTTATTCGGTGCCAATGCTGCATTCATGGCTTTTTTACTACTACATGAATGACAGAACATGAAACCACAATTGTAGCAATTATGTTTCTTCCTAGCGAACCCGAAAACCAATTTGCAACCAGTACATAGCGATTGATCCTTGCTTGAGATAATTTTATGCAAACAAGTTACGGCTGTGAAATTGGAACCACAGTCTATGCTATCGACATGCCGATCTTCCAAGGATTCCACTAGTGTTGGAGAGTTTCTGTCTTTATTATCACCTAATCCAAGTTGTCCATTTCCACCCTTTCCCCAAGTGTATACTTTTCCTTTTGTCGTCAACACTGTCACATGAAATGAACCTGTAGATATCTCCTTAATAGACTCATTTCTAAGCAACCCTTCAACTCTAGTTATCGAAACATCTTCGGCTTGGGGATTTCCTAATTCTCCATGGACTGAGCTTCCAATAGTAAAAACTCTGCCAGTAATTGTAAGCCCGACAGTTAACATGATTCCACAGGAAACTTGCACAAAATCACAATCAACTAGGGAAGCAATGCATGTTGGTGTAAGTTTTCTGTTCTTATCAGCATGTCCAAGTCTCCCTTTATCATTGTCGCCCCATGAAAATAGCTTGCCACCGGGAGAATTGCCTTTAACATGACCGACAGCGATGTCCACCACAGCAGCCGTATGCCATGGTCCACATGCAACCGACTTTACTCGTGACCCTTTCAATGACTCAACTTCTTTGGGCTGAGAGACACTCTTGGTATCACCATGACCAAGAACTCCAAATGTTCCATCACCATAAGTGAATAGCTGCCCAGAAGATGACACGATTGCCGTGTGCCATTCTCCACAAGCAATCCTTGATATAGATAAGCCATCTAGAGGACCAGATATCTTATGGGGAAACCAATGGCTTTTATGGCCTCTGTCACCGGAAAGGTCAAGGCCATGGTTGCTGTCACCCCATGCGTATAGCTCGCTAGCATTTGTGATGGCAAAGGTGCACTGTGCCCCACAAACAACTTTCTGCACGCAGATTCCAGTTAGAGACTCCACAATTTTTGGACAAGGAGCATCCATAGTGACCTTATGCCCCAGTCTCCCACCATTTTCCACCCCCCAACAAAAGACTTCGCCTTGTTTAGTAACTAAAGCAGCATTCTTGTCTCCGCAGGATATATTCCGCACATCCAGTGCTCGGGTTGAATCCAAACGCTTCGGAACTGATGAGTCAATGTCGCTGCCTAAAATACCTCCTGCTACTCCTTCTCCCCAGATGAAGACATCCCTCAGCCCATCATTGGCATAAATCTTGGGAGATTCATGCTCGGACAAGCTGAGCTTTGATTTTGAGAGTAATCTTTGTCTATTACTCAGATTACCATCTGTTTTATCCTTCTCGGTGTAAGATACCACATGTGGAAGTCGAGGTAGTATTTTATCCAAATATGATTGAATATCCGACAAAGTTCTTTGTCTTGGTGAATAGAATTCATCTGACGATTTCAACATTCTATCTGACAAATGCTTGTCTAACAAAGACCGAGCAGGACTTCCATACAAACTGCGCACCTTCAAGAGAAAAATCAACTATGAAATTTTGCCACCCAGTATAAGGGATGATAATAAATTGACTCGGAGGTTTTATTTGATATGCTATCAAAGAGAAATTCAACAGACAAAGCTCGTCATGTTTGCTGCAAGGATAAGAGGACAGTACTCTCTAACCTTAGCTAATTTTGCTGAACCATGGATGAGCCCCGGCTTATGATTTGTTGTGATGTAGCCAACAGGGCTATTTACACAGCTATGTGCCCATCTACTACTACTTATGTTAGCCAAAGGTCTTGGTAGATGAGTTGATGATACCAAGGCTGTCAGACCTAGATACCAAGAGTCAGCCTGTTCCTTGTCTGTGCATATCTAAGGCACATACAACAACAACGTCATTTAGAGCCGGGCAGGCACATATGTTCAAAGAAAGATGAGCAATATATTATGCCAAAGAGACAACTTTACGACAAGAATCAAGTGTGAATCATACCAAGTCAAGTGAACGTTGGCCATTTTCATATATAAGTGAAAATGATTGAAGTTTATTATCTATTTGATTCTGCCGAAGAAAATTTACCTGCGCATCAGTTTGATTTGAATCAGTTGTTACTGAGATGAAATAAGGAAGATCACAACAATTACTTGTATAAATATTTAGTTAAGGATACATACAGTTTGTTGTCCGCGAACCAGTTTGACGACAGCATTTAGATTCAAGTGTTTTTCCTTCTCCCCAGAATACCAAATCAAGCTCTTCTCATCctataagtaaaaaatattttgatgaatgacttGCAAAAGTGCTGCATGCAGGTATATACCAAACTAGCAAAATTAATAAAGTTATGTAAGAAACTAGAAGAGCTTTAAAACCTTCTCGTACTGTCATAGGTTTAAGATCACTTTCAATATTTCCAATAAATTCTTGAACAGTACTAGCAACTATTAAGTTCTCTAACATGTGTACTTCATGTTAACAAAATTTTTGATTCACCAATCAAGACACTAGTGCATATTTATATTAAACCATTAGCAACCAACACTAAAGAATAGTTTCTACATTATGTCCATTGACACAATCATGACATTCAGAaaacaaagaagagcaacaaTGGTGATGGTGAAATAAAACAAGACTGTAATAGTGAAAAGTGACCATTTCAGATTATCCTTCCAGGACCCAGAGTTTCATCTGGCGATGCAAAGTGAGACTCAAAAAGTGAATCTAAAGTTGTTACTTGTGAGTTGCAAGAGATGCCTTTGTTCCAGAGTGGGACCTGATGAAGAAAAGCTTTGATAGAAAACAAGCGTGAAAAAGCAAAAGGTAGTTCCAAATTGCAGGATGAATTGCAAATATTCTCTCTTGTTTTAATGAAAATAATGATGGTTGATTTTGCAAACTGAGTCCAAGAGTAACAGGAGGTTTAACTGAAAGCAAGGTTCATAATGCCCAAATTAATTGTCACCTTCATATCTAATGTTCAGGaaggaaaaaacaaaaaacaaaaaggatAACAACTTGGCCATTCATTTGaagaacaaacaaaaaaaatcttcCCACATACTGTTGAGAGCCtgaaaggccggaacttgggctTCCCTCTCCTTCCACACTTCAGAAGATGAGCGCCCTTCTTCAAAGCTGTAATGGCCTGCTCAAcaaagagagggagaagaggcTCATTTCACAAAGAAAGAGGAAACAGTTAAACATTTAAGATACATACGACAGAAGAATCTACGAAATCCGAAATCACAATACTGATAAAAATTTCTTGGTGGAGAAGAAGGCAAATATCTAGTATAGATGAAATTGTCAGAGGAAAGCTCCAAAAAGAATCTAAACGTTACTCATTTACAGCATAGAGCTGGAATGTGTCTCGGCCACAATAAAAGAAGCATGAAATTATCAGGCCACACCAAAATTACACGGAAAAAATGTGAAATGTCTCGGCCACAACAAAAAGTGCACAAGTGCATCCACCACACGCTTTTCTTTTATGAAGACATGGATAGCTagtgataaatcaaaataaaaacacCAGAAAATCCAGCTCATTTGGCCTCCATGCATCAACATGCCTCATTCCAAAACCCACTTTTTTCAATGAAAATAACAACAAATGTAAAACACacatcaaaaaatatttttcctccaATACATATCAAGATTCATaccagaaatatatatatatatatatatatatatatatatatatatgaaaaatagTAGATAGatgggaaggaggaggaagagagaataGGAAAGCAAACCTGCTCAACCTCTCTGACCGAAGGGGTTCTTCTCTCAAAATTTTCACCCATTTCATCACACAGCTCCACCACACTCTGCTCAACGAACGcataaagaggaagagagaacaGGTGAGACTGAGGAAGAAGAGGGACACATCACACATTCGCAACAGAGGCAAAAGAAAAGGCAGGGGCGCAACAAGCAACGCTGCAACAGGGGCAGCAGCGTGTGTTTTAAGGGGTGTGGTCTTCCCcaggaaagaaaaaaatagttaTAGTGGGCGTACTAAAAGGGTAGAGGTGGCAAGATTGGGAAGAAGAGCCAGCGACAAGCCCGCCTAGCAAACTACCAACTACAGAATCCTTTCTTTCACGCACCAAAGAAAGTGATGGAGAGGATTCCG
This region of Zingiber officinale cultivar Zhangliang chromosome 9A, Zo_v1.1, whole genome shotgun sequence genomic DNA includes:
- the LOC122019845 gene encoding PH, RCC1 and FYVE domains-containing protein 1-like isoform X1, yielding MGENFERRTPSVREVEQAITALKKGAHLLKCGRRGKPKFRPFRLSTDEKSLIWYSGEKEKHLNLNAVVKLVRGQQTVNFLRQNQIDNKLQSFSLIYENGQRSLDLICTDKEQADSWYLGLTALVSSTHLPRPLANISSSRWAHSCVNSPVGYITTNHKPGLIHGSAKLAKVRSLYGSPARSLLDKHLSDRMLKSSDEFYSPRQRTLSDIQSYLDKILPRLPHVVSYTEKDKTDGNLSNRQRLLSKSKLSLSEHESPKIYANDGLRDVFIWGEGVAGGILGSDIDSSVPKRLDSTRALDVRNISCGDKNAALVTKQGEVFCWGVENGGRLGHKVTMDAPCPKIVESLTGICVQKVVCGAQCTFAITNASELYAWGDSNHGLDLSGDRGHKSHWFPHKISGPLDGLSISRIACGEWHTAIVSSSGQLFTYGDGTFGVLGHGDTKSVSQPKEVESLKGSRVKSVACGPWHTAAVVDIAVGHVKGNSPGGKLFSWGDNDKGRLGHADKNRKLTPTCIASLVDCDFVQVSCGIMLTVGLTITGRVFTIGSSVHGELGNPQAEDVSITRVEGLLRNESIKEISTGSFHVTVLTTKGKVYTWGKGGNGQLGLGDNKDRNSPTLVESLEDRHVDSIDCGSNFTAVTCLHKIISSKDQSLCTGCKLVFGFARKKHNCYNCGFMFCHSCSSKKAMNAALAPNKCKRCRVCDACFTQLHKISDPRTNMEISTPRPLLLTVEGYSDLKVKKEQSSLSRENPFFSKLPSLEETKLIEGNAESMREKKNKHNTQSLTARRWGHVPCPLQFLEHARESSLKVVPISGQEISDILGACSQNSMLEINNVPSKAGSLKHDLDNVDKILKEELHRLQNEAKSLTQKCQSRSQKLQLYKCKIEENWLLAKDEAEKCKAANAVIKILSSQMNALTEKPPARKRMSHIGSSADVIEMCHPMQTKCLNPKDDQLVSGSGHQLTNQNQSSKNQAYTGMSNEAPTAGGNAKIYRTNELKNESVEQVEVGVYITFITLPSGQKGLKRVRFSRKHFGEKDAEVWWEENQRRIYSRYNIEKIVTPP
- the LOC122019845 gene encoding PH, RCC1 and FYVE domains-containing protein 1-like isoform X2 gives rise to the protein MLKSSDEFYSPRQRTLSDIQSYLDKILPRLPHVVSYTEKDKTDGNLSNRQRLLSKSKLSLSEHESPKIYANDGLRDVFIWGEGVAGGILGSDIDSSVPKRLDSTRALDVRNISCGDKNAALVTKQGEVFCWGVENGGRLGHKVTMDAPCPKIVESLTGICVQKVVCGAQCTFAITNASELYAWGDSNHGLDLSGDRGHKSHWFPHKISGPLDGLSISRIACGEWHTAIVSSSGQLFTYGDGTFGVLGHGDTKSVSQPKEVESLKGSRVKSVACGPWHTAAVVDIAVGHVKGNSPGGKLFSWGDNDKGRLGHADKNRKLTPTCIASLVDCDFVQVSCGIMLTVGLTITGRVFTIGSSVHGELGNPQAEDVSITRVEGLLRNESIKEISTGSFHVTVLTTKGKVYTWGKGGNGQLGLGDNKDRNSPTLVESLEDRHVDSIDCGSNFTAVTCLHKIISSKDQSLCTGCKLVFGFARKKHNCYNCGFMFCHSCSSKKAMNAALAPNKCKRCRVCDACFTQLHKISDPRTNMEISTPRPLLLTVEGYSDLKVKKEQSSLSRENPFFSKLPSLEETKLIEGNAESMREKKNKHNTQSLTARRWGHVPCPLQFLEHARESSLKVVPISGQEISDILGACSQNSMLEINNVPSKAGSLKHDLDNVDKILKEELHRLQNEAKSLTQKCQSRSQKLQLYKCKIEENWLLAKDEAEKCKAANAVIKILSSQMNALTEKPPARKRMSHIGSSADVIEMCHPMQTKCLNPKDDQLVSGSGHQLTNQNQSSKNQAYTGMSNEAPTAGGNAKIYRTNELKNESVEQVEVGVYITFITLPSGQKGLKRVRFSRKHFGEKDAEVWWEENQRRIYSRYNIEKIVTPP